The following proteins are encoded in a genomic region of Drosophila miranda strain MSH22 chromosome 4, D.miranda_PacBio2.1, whole genome shotgun sequence:
- the LOC108163492 gene encoding ethanolamine-phosphate cytidylyltransferase isoform X3 gives MSDNLVNGCSSGQKNYSHCNGSTQQKETPSQGKDVRVWCDGCYDMVHFGHANSLRQAKALGDKVIVGIHTDDEITKHKGPPVFTEEERVKMVKGIKWVDEVVLGAPYVTTLEVLDKNNCDFCVHGDDITMTAEGVDTYHLVKSANRYKEVRRTAGVSTTDLVGRMLLLTRNHFRQGSAEYDIEKEVPNSAAKSPWTGCSQFLPTTQKIIQFSDGKSPNAGDKIVYVAGAFDLFHVGHLDFLEKASKLGDYLIVGLHTDPVVNSYKESNYPIMNLHERVLSVLACKFVNEVVIGAPYCVTEELLDHFKIDVVCHGRTPIAMEDGKIDPYAVPKTRAIFELIDSGNEMTTERIVERIISHRLEYERRNQAKEKKEIEAFEALQRQKQTQKAG, from the exons ATGAGTGACAATCTTGTAAACGGCTGCAGTTCTGGTCAGAAGAACTACAGTCACTGCAACGGTAGCACACAGCAGAAGGAAACCCCTTCACAAGGCAAAGACGTCCGCGTCTGGTGCGACGGATG CTATGATATGGTCCACTTTGGCCATGCCAACTCTCTGCGACAAGCCAAAGCACTTGGCGATAAGGTAATTGTCGGCATTCACACCGACGATGAGATAACCAAACACAAGGGACCGCCCGTCTTCACCGAGGAGGAGCGCGTCAAGATGGTCAAGGGCATCAAGTGGGTCGATGAGGTGGTTCTCGGTGCCCCGTATGTGACCACCCTGGAGGTTCTCGATAAGAATAACTGTGATTTCTGTGTCCACGGCG ATGATATTACAATGACAGCCGAGGGCGTCGATACATATCACCTGGTCAAGTCGGCCAATCGCTACAA GGAGGTACGACGCACAGCTGGTGTCTCGACAACAGATTTGGTTGGTCGCATGTTGCTGCTGACACGCAATCACTTCCGCCAGGGATCCGCTGAATACGACATCGAGAAAGAAG TTCCAA ATTCAGCTGCCAAAAGTCCCTGGACCGGCTGCAGTCAGTTCTTGCCCACCACACAAAAGATAATACAATTCAGCGATGGCAAGTCACCAAATGCCGGGGACAAGATT GTGTATGTGGCTGGAGCCTTTGATCTGTTCCATGTGGGTCATTTGGACTTCCTGGAGAAGGCTAGCAAGCTGGGCGACTATTTGATTGTTGGCCTTCACACAGATCCCGTGGTCAATTCGTACAAGGAAAGCAATTATCCCATTATGAATCTGCACGAACGCGTGCTCAGCGTATTGGCATGCAAG TTTGTCAATGAGGTGGTGATTGGGGCGCCGTACTGCGTCACCGAGGAGCTGCTCGATCATTTCAAAATCGACGTAGTCTGCCATGGTCGCACTCCCATTGCGATGGAGGATGGCAAAATTGACCCGTATGCCGTGCCAAAGACGCGAGCCATTTTCGAGCTGATCGACTCTGGCAATGAGATGACCACCGAGCGGATTGTGGAGCGCATCATCTCGCATCGTCTGGAGTATGAGCGCCGCAACCAGGCCAAAGAGAAGAAGGAAAtcgaggcatttgaggcgCTGCAACGCCAGAAACAGACCCAAAAGGCGGGCTAG
- the LOC108162542 gene encoding actin-binding protein IPP isoform X1 → MPPQKTYSIHHEYNANCHNGNPNQNPTPTNDGDFFGQANVATPGSGAEASTQRTNLPSYCNAQYPFKVLSNLNQLREQARFCDVEIVAGEATLNAHRAVLSAASAYFEAMFRPELGLNEVKQKSVVLHTIDGDILHILLDFIYTGRCEITQSNVQELLAAADMLQLNEVVDGCCEFLCRELHASNALGILRFAEAHNCESLAKSALNFVHANFPAITLEDEFLETPQALLSQLLNSELLRVDSESQVFQAALRWIKHDVTQRRCYVFDILSHVRMALVPVKVIDKALKDDCRDMSVKIALRSICRDIASKRGQLVPLRVCPRQLAKKNIYIIGGSHRDTPRTWNSADCIFETVAKFDIFRREWTETAPMEVGRILPGVSALNGKIYVVGGERGSQILANGEVYDPQNDIWQPISPMIVPRCEFGLCTMGGNLFAVGGWIGDDIGGTMECYDPEQDLWKLIGSMPQPRFSMGVVSFEGLIYIVGGCTTTTRHLPDLISYNPVTKEWTQLARMQTARCQMGVAVLDRYLYVVGGSSISQDILSSVERYSFDEDKWTMVCALNVPRAIPAVAAADGLLYVAGGDQPCEVNFYRAQVTINAVECYDPLSDSWKNCPDLPVSRSEAGAVVV, encoded by the exons ATGCCACCGCAGAAAACCTACTCCATACACCACGAATACAACGCAAACTGTCACAATGGCAATCCAAATCAAAACCCAACTCCCACCAACGACGGCGACTTCTTTGGGCAGGCCAATGTGGCCACGCCAGGATCAGGGGCCGAGGCCTCCACACAACGCACAAATCTTCCCTCCTACTGCAACGCCCAATATCCCTTCAAAGTCCTGTCCAATCTCAATCAGCTGAGGGAACAGGCCCGCTTCTGCGACGTGGAGATAGTTGCAGGCGAGGCCACCCTCAACGCCCACAGAGCAGTGCTGAGTGCTGCCAGTGCCTATTTCGAGGCGATGTTTCGGCCCGAGCTCGGCCTAAACGAGGTCAAACAGAAATCGGTAGTGTTGCACACAATCGATGGTGACATACTGCACATTCTGCTCGACTTTATCTACACGGGGCGGTGTGAGATCACGCAG TCAAACGTCCAAGAACTCCTCGCCGCTGCCGATATGCTCCAGcttaatgaggtcgtcgacgGGTGCTGCGAGTTCCTCTGCCGCGAGCTGCACGCCTCCAATGCCCTGGGCATTCTACGATTCGCCGAAGCGCATAATTGCGAATCTTTGGCCAAGAGCGCATTAAACTTTGTCCACGCAAACTTCCCGGCA ATAACCCTGGAGGACGAGTTCCTGGAAACACCGCAGGCTCTGCTGTCGCAGTTGCTGAACTCCGAGCTGCTGCGCGTGGACTCTGAATCGCAGGTGTTCCAGGCGGCTCTGCGCTGGATTAAACACGATGTGACCCAACGACGCTGCTATGTCTTTGATATACTTTCTCATGTGCGCATGGCGCTCGTTCCCGTAAAGGTGATCGATAAGGCCCTCAAAGACGACTGTCGTGACATGTCTGTGAAGATTGCGCTACGCTCGATTTGTCGGGACATTGCCTCGAAGCGCGGCCAGTTGGTGCCGTTGCGTGTCTGCCCCCGTCAGCTGGCCAAGAAGAACATATACATAATTGGGGGATCCCACCGGGATACGCCACGGACATGGAACTCGGCGGACTGCATCTTCGAGACGGTGGCCAAGTTCGATATATTTCGACGCGAGTGGACTGAAACAGCTCCCATGGAAGTGGGACGCATACTGCCGGGTGTGTCGGCCTTGAACGGCAAGATCTACGTGGTGGGAGGCGAACGCGGCTCCCAGATTCTGGCCAATGGCGAAGTCTACGACCCCCAGAACGACATCTGGCAGCCCATTTCCCCCATGATTGTGCCTCGCTGCGAGTTCGGACTCTGCACCATGGGCGGCAATCTGTTTGCTGTTGGCGGTTGGATTGGCGACGATATTGGCGGCACAATGGAGTGCTATGACCCAGAGCAGGATCTTTGGAAACTAATTGGCAGCATGCCGCAGCCCCGGTTCAGCATGGGTGTGGTCAGCTTCGAGGGTCTCATCTATATTGTGGGCGGCTGCACAACAACCACCCGACATTTGCCAGACTTGATAAG CTACAATCCGGTCACAAAGGAGTGGACACAGCTGGCCCGCATGCAAACGGCTCGCTGCCAAATGGGCGTGGCCGTTCTGGACCGCTACTTGTACGTGGTGGGTGGCAGTAGCATCAGCCAGGACATTCTCAGCTCTGTGGAGCGCTACAGCTTCGACGAAGACAAATGGACAATGGTCTGTGCGTTGAACGTACCACGAGCCATTCCTGCCGTAGCCGCTGCCGATGGCCTACTCTATGTGGCTGGTGGGGATCAG CCATGCGAGGTAAACTTTTATCGAGCGCAAGTCACCATCAACGCTGTCGAATGCTATGACCCGCTGTCGGACTCTTGGAAAAATTGCCCCGATTTGCCAGTCAGCCGTTCCGAGGCCGGTGCTGTGGTTGTCTAG
- the LOC108163492 gene encoding ethanolamine-phosphate cytidylyltransferase isoform X5: MSDNLVNGCSSGQKNYSHCNGSTQQKETPSQGKDVRVWCDGCYDMVHFGHANSLRQAKALGDKVIVGIHTDDEITKHKGPPVFTEEERVKMVKGIKWVDEVVLGAPYVTTLEVLDKNNCDFCVHGDDITMTAEGVDTYHLVKSANRYKEVRRTAGVSTTDLVGRMLLLTRNHFRQGSAEYDIEKEVPTAKSPWTGCSQFLPTTQKIIQFSDGKSPNAGDKIVYVAGAFDLFHVGHLDFLEKASKLGDYLIVGLHTDPVVNSYKESNYPIMNLHERVLSVLACKFVNEVVIGAPYCVTEELLDHFKIDVVCHGRTPIAMEDGKIDPYAVPKTRAIFELIDSGNEMTTERIVERIISHRLEYERRNQAKEKKEIEAFEALQRQKQTQKAG, from the exons ATGAGTGACAATCTTGTAAACGGCTGCAGTTCTGGTCAGAAGAACTACAGTCACTGCAACGGTAGCACACAGCAGAAGGAAACCCCTTCACAAGGCAAAGACGTCCGCGTCTGGTGCGACGGATG CTATGATATGGTCCACTTTGGCCATGCCAACTCTCTGCGACAAGCCAAAGCACTTGGCGATAAGGTAATTGTCGGCATTCACACCGACGATGAGATAACCAAACACAAGGGACCGCCCGTCTTCACCGAGGAGGAGCGCGTCAAGATGGTCAAGGGCATCAAGTGGGTCGATGAGGTGGTTCTCGGTGCCCCGTATGTGACCACCCTGGAGGTTCTCGATAAGAATAACTGTGATTTCTGTGTCCACGGCG ATGATATTACAATGACAGCCGAGGGCGTCGATACATATCACCTGGTCAAGTCGGCCAATCGCTACAA GGAGGTACGACGCACAGCTGGTGTCTCGACAACAGATTTGGTTGGTCGCATGTTGCTGCTGACACGCAATCACTTCCGCCAGGGATCCGCTGAATACGACATCGAGAAAGAAG TTCCAA CTGCCAAAAGTCCCTGGACCGGCTGCAGTCAGTTCTTGCCCACCACACAAAAGATAATACAATTCAGCGATGGCAAGTCACCAAATGCCGGGGACAAGATT GTGTATGTGGCTGGAGCCTTTGATCTGTTCCATGTGGGTCATTTGGACTTCCTGGAGAAGGCTAGCAAGCTGGGCGACTATTTGATTGTTGGCCTTCACACAGATCCCGTGGTCAATTCGTACAAGGAAAGCAATTATCCCATTATGAATCTGCACGAACGCGTGCTCAGCGTATTGGCATGCAAG TTTGTCAATGAGGTGGTGATTGGGGCGCCGTACTGCGTCACCGAGGAGCTGCTCGATCATTTCAAAATCGACGTAGTCTGCCATGGTCGCACTCCCATTGCGATGGAGGATGGCAAAATTGACCCGTATGCCGTGCCAAAGACGCGAGCCATTTTCGAGCTGATCGACTCTGGCAATGAGATGACCACCGAGCGGATTGTGGAGCGCATCATCTCGCATCGTCTGGAGTATGAGCGCCGCAACCAGGCCAAAGAGAAGAAGGAAAtcgaggcatttgaggcgCTGCAACGCCAGAAACAGACCCAAAAGGCGGGCTAG
- the LOC108163494 gene encoding uncharacterized protein LOC108163494 translates to MSILLPTFHSASNKIDVNDQRQSKSKKRQGRMGNQHIQNTQSYSSFNQPISEASTSEDRFLRLNRYEYKSTTSQSSIRKLSLFETVRNNSNWSRPRLIHCPCHACHCSLDPSGLLGHYLRDHLHGMGVPFAEVRPEQKVSLCCHISSLEHDVNTLLGVFGYRRSGLNPLKCARNNHLPAEYRQYSQHGVLMVFGCRTQHSLLWHRKPAMDDVLAVWVSTPLQDVSVCIRLLVQAEQSSRSYSKHLKARSVCATQDCKEFIKTDSNSILISFADLRGLMDLDVWQQLITVDLKILGEQIK, encoded by the coding sequence ATGTCAATCCTACTTCCGACCTTTCACTCCGCTTCAAATAAAATAGATGTCAATGATCAAAGACAGAGCAAAAGTAAGAAACGTCAGGGGCGGATGGGAAATCAGCATATACAGAACACCCAGTCCTACTCCAGTTTTAACCAGCCCATATCGGAGGCCTCGACGTCGGAGGATAGGTTTCTGAGACTGAACCGATACGAGTACAAGTCAACCACATCGCAGTCCAGCATTCGAAAGTTGTCGCTATTTGAGACAGTCAGAAACAACTCAAATTGGTCACGTCCTCGTCTGATTCACTGTCCGTGCCATGCCTGTCATTGCTCCCTGGACCCCAGCGGGCTGCTGGGCCATTATCTGAGGGACCATCTGCACGGGATGGGTGTTCCGTTTGCGGAGGTGAGGCCGGAGCAGAAGGTTTCCCTGTGCTGCCATATCAGCAGCTTGGAGCACGATGTGAACACGCTTCTGGGGGTCTTTGGGTACCGTCGATCCGGCCTCAATCCGTTGAAATGCGCCCGGAACAATCATCTGCCGGCGGAGTATCGTCAGTATTCGCAGCACGGCGTCCTTATGGTCTTTGGCTGTCGCACCCAGCACTCTCTGCTGTGGCACCGCAAACCAGCCATGGATGACGTGCTGGCCGTATGGGTGTCCACTCCGCTGCAGGATGTGTCCGTCTGCATTCGCCTGCTGGTCCAGGCAGAACAGTCTTCGCGCAGCTACTCTAAGCACTTGAAGGCTCGATCCGTCTGCGCGACCCAGGACTGCAAGGAGTTCATCAAAACCGACAGCAACTCCATCCTTATCAGCTTCGCTGACCTGCGCGGACTAATGGACTTGGATGTGTGGCAGCAGCTGATCACAGTGGACCTAAAGATACTCGGCGAACAGATTAAATAA
- the LOC108163492 gene encoding ethanolamine-phosphate cytidylyltransferase isoform X4, with product MSDNLVNGCSSGQKNYSHCNGSTQQKETPSQGKDVRVWCDGCYDMVHFGHANSLRQAKALGDKVIVGIHTDDEITKHKGPPVFTEEERVKMVKGIKWVDEVVLGAPYVTTLEVLDKNNCDFCVHGDDITMTAEGVDTYHLVKSANRYKEVRRTAGVSTTDLVGRMLLLTRNHFRQGSAEYDIEKEDSAAKSPWTGCSQFLPTTQKIIQFSDGKSPNAGDKIVYVAGAFDLFHVGHLDFLEKASKLGDYLIVGLHTDPVVNSYKESNYPIMNLHERVLSVLACKFVNEVVIGAPYCVTEELLDHFKIDVVCHGRTPIAMEDGKIDPYAVPKTRAIFELIDSGNEMTTERIVERIISHRLEYERRNQAKEKKEIEAFEALQRQKQTQKAG from the exons ATGAGTGACAATCTTGTAAACGGCTGCAGTTCTGGTCAGAAGAACTACAGTCACTGCAACGGTAGCACACAGCAGAAGGAAACCCCTTCACAAGGCAAAGACGTCCGCGTCTGGTGCGACGGATG CTATGATATGGTCCACTTTGGCCATGCCAACTCTCTGCGACAAGCCAAAGCACTTGGCGATAAGGTAATTGTCGGCATTCACACCGACGATGAGATAACCAAACACAAGGGACCGCCCGTCTTCACCGAGGAGGAGCGCGTCAAGATGGTCAAGGGCATCAAGTGGGTCGATGAGGTGGTTCTCGGTGCCCCGTATGTGACCACCCTGGAGGTTCTCGATAAGAATAACTGTGATTTCTGTGTCCACGGCG ATGATATTACAATGACAGCCGAGGGCGTCGATACATATCACCTGGTCAAGTCGGCCAATCGCTACAA GGAGGTACGACGCACAGCTGGTGTCTCGACAACAGATTTGGTTGGTCGCATGTTGCTGCTGACACGCAATCACTTCCGCCAGGGATCCGCTGAATACGACATCGAGAAAGAAG ATTCAGCTGCCAAAAGTCCCTGGACCGGCTGCAGTCAGTTCTTGCCCACCACACAAAAGATAATACAATTCAGCGATGGCAAGTCACCAAATGCCGGGGACAAGATT GTGTATGTGGCTGGAGCCTTTGATCTGTTCCATGTGGGTCATTTGGACTTCCTGGAGAAGGCTAGCAAGCTGGGCGACTATTTGATTGTTGGCCTTCACACAGATCCCGTGGTCAATTCGTACAAGGAAAGCAATTATCCCATTATGAATCTGCACGAACGCGTGCTCAGCGTATTGGCATGCAAG TTTGTCAATGAGGTGGTGATTGGGGCGCCGTACTGCGTCACCGAGGAGCTGCTCGATCATTTCAAAATCGACGTAGTCTGCCATGGTCGCACTCCCATTGCGATGGAGGATGGCAAAATTGACCCGTATGCCGTGCCAAAGACGCGAGCCATTTTCGAGCTGATCGACTCTGGCAATGAGATGACCACCGAGCGGATTGTGGAGCGCATCATCTCGCATCGTCTGGAGTATGAGCGCCGCAACCAGGCCAAAGAGAAGAAGGAAAtcgaggcatttgaggcgCTGCAACGCCAGAAACAGACCCAAAAGGCGGGCTAG
- the LOC108163492 gene encoding ethanolamine-phosphate cytidylyltransferase isoform X2 — translation MSDNLVNGCSSGQKNYSHCNGSTQQKETPSQGKDVRVWCDGCYDMVHFGHANSLRQAKALGDKVIVGIHTDDEITKHKGPPVFTEEERVKMVKGIKWVDEVVLGAPYVTTLEVLDKNNCDFCVHGDDITMTAEGVDTYHLVKSANRYKEVRRTAGVSTTDLVGRMLLLTRNHFRQGSAEYDIEKEGSSNMGQDSAAKSPWTGCSQFLPTTQKIIQFSDGKSPNAGDKIVYVAGAFDLFHVGHLDFLEKASKLGDYLIVGLHTDPVVNSYKESNYPIMNLHERVLSVLACKFVNEVVIGAPYCVTEELLDHFKIDVVCHGRTPIAMEDGKIDPYAVPKTRAIFELIDSGNEMTTERIVERIISHRLEYERRNQAKEKKEIEAFEALQRQKQTQKAG, via the exons ATGAGTGACAATCTTGTAAACGGCTGCAGTTCTGGTCAGAAGAACTACAGTCACTGCAACGGTAGCACACAGCAGAAGGAAACCCCTTCACAAGGCAAAGACGTCCGCGTCTGGTGCGACGGATG CTATGATATGGTCCACTTTGGCCATGCCAACTCTCTGCGACAAGCCAAAGCACTTGGCGATAAGGTAATTGTCGGCATTCACACCGACGATGAGATAACCAAACACAAGGGACCGCCCGTCTTCACCGAGGAGGAGCGCGTCAAGATGGTCAAGGGCATCAAGTGGGTCGATGAGGTGGTTCTCGGTGCCCCGTATGTGACCACCCTGGAGGTTCTCGATAAGAATAACTGTGATTTCTGTGTCCACGGCG ATGATATTACAATGACAGCCGAGGGCGTCGATACATATCACCTGGTCAAGTCGGCCAATCGCTACAA GGAGGTACGACGCACAGCTGGTGTCTCGACAACAGATTTGGTTGGTCGCATGTTGCTGCTGACACGCAATCACTTCCGCCAGGGATCCGCTGAATACGACATCGAGAAAGAAG GTTCTTCGAATATGGGTCAAGATTCAGCTGCCAAAAGTCCCTGGACCGGCTGCAGTCAGTTCTTGCCCACCACACAAAAGATAATACAATTCAGCGATGGCAAGTCACCAAATGCCGGGGACAAGATT GTGTATGTGGCTGGAGCCTTTGATCTGTTCCATGTGGGTCATTTGGACTTCCTGGAGAAGGCTAGCAAGCTGGGCGACTATTTGATTGTTGGCCTTCACACAGATCCCGTGGTCAATTCGTACAAGGAAAGCAATTATCCCATTATGAATCTGCACGAACGCGTGCTCAGCGTATTGGCATGCAAG TTTGTCAATGAGGTGGTGATTGGGGCGCCGTACTGCGTCACCGAGGAGCTGCTCGATCATTTCAAAATCGACGTAGTCTGCCATGGTCGCACTCCCATTGCGATGGAGGATGGCAAAATTGACCCGTATGCCGTGCCAAAGACGCGAGCCATTTTCGAGCTGATCGACTCTGGCAATGAGATGACCACCGAGCGGATTGTGGAGCGCATCATCTCGCATCGTCTGGAGTATGAGCGCCGCAACCAGGCCAAAGAGAAGAAGGAAAtcgaggcatttgaggcgCTGCAACGCCAGAAACAGACCCAAAAGGCGGGCTAG
- the LOC108163492 gene encoding ethanolamine-phosphate cytidylyltransferase isoform X6, translating into MSDNLVNGCSSGQKNYSHCNGSTQQKETPSQGKDVRVWCDGCYDMVHFGHANSLRQAKALGDKVIVGIHTDDEITKHKGPPVFTEEERVKMVKGIKWVDEVVLGAPYVTTLEVLDKNNCDFCVHGDDITMTAEGVDTYHLVKSANRYKEVRRTAGVSTTDLVGRMLLLTRNHFRQGSAEYDIEKEAAKSPWTGCSQFLPTTQKIIQFSDGKSPNAGDKIVYVAGAFDLFHVGHLDFLEKASKLGDYLIVGLHTDPVVNSYKESNYPIMNLHERVLSVLACKFVNEVVIGAPYCVTEELLDHFKIDVVCHGRTPIAMEDGKIDPYAVPKTRAIFELIDSGNEMTTERIVERIISHRLEYERRNQAKEKKEIEAFEALQRQKQTQKAG; encoded by the exons ATGAGTGACAATCTTGTAAACGGCTGCAGTTCTGGTCAGAAGAACTACAGTCACTGCAACGGTAGCACACAGCAGAAGGAAACCCCTTCACAAGGCAAAGACGTCCGCGTCTGGTGCGACGGATG CTATGATATGGTCCACTTTGGCCATGCCAACTCTCTGCGACAAGCCAAAGCACTTGGCGATAAGGTAATTGTCGGCATTCACACCGACGATGAGATAACCAAACACAAGGGACCGCCCGTCTTCACCGAGGAGGAGCGCGTCAAGATGGTCAAGGGCATCAAGTGGGTCGATGAGGTGGTTCTCGGTGCCCCGTATGTGACCACCCTGGAGGTTCTCGATAAGAATAACTGTGATTTCTGTGTCCACGGCG ATGATATTACAATGACAGCCGAGGGCGTCGATACATATCACCTGGTCAAGTCGGCCAATCGCTACAA GGAGGTACGACGCACAGCTGGTGTCTCGACAACAGATTTGGTTGGTCGCATGTTGCTGCTGACACGCAATCACTTCCGCCAGGGATCCGCTGAATACGACATCGAGAAAGAAG CTGCCAAAAGTCCCTGGACCGGCTGCAGTCAGTTCTTGCCCACCACACAAAAGATAATACAATTCAGCGATGGCAAGTCACCAAATGCCGGGGACAAGATT GTGTATGTGGCTGGAGCCTTTGATCTGTTCCATGTGGGTCATTTGGACTTCCTGGAGAAGGCTAGCAAGCTGGGCGACTATTTGATTGTTGGCCTTCACACAGATCCCGTGGTCAATTCGTACAAGGAAAGCAATTATCCCATTATGAATCTGCACGAACGCGTGCTCAGCGTATTGGCATGCAAG TTTGTCAATGAGGTGGTGATTGGGGCGCCGTACTGCGTCACCGAGGAGCTGCTCGATCATTTCAAAATCGACGTAGTCTGCCATGGTCGCACTCCCATTGCGATGGAGGATGGCAAAATTGACCCGTATGCCGTGCCAAAGACGCGAGCCATTTTCGAGCTGATCGACTCTGGCAATGAGATGACCACCGAGCGGATTGTGGAGCGCATCATCTCGCATCGTCTGGAGTATGAGCGCCGCAACCAGGCCAAAGAGAAGAAGGAAAtcgaggcatttgaggcgCTGCAACGCCAGAAACAGACCCAAAAGGCGGGCTAG
- the LOC108163492 gene encoding ethanolamine-phosphate cytidylyltransferase isoform X1, translating into MSDNLVNGCSSGQKNYSHCNGSTQQKETPSQGKDVRVWCDGCYDMVHFGHANSLRQAKALGDKVIVGIHTDDEITKHKGPPVFTEEERVKMVKGIKWVDEVVLGAPYVTTLEVLDKNNCDFCVHGDDITMTAEGVDTYHLVKSANRYKEVRRTAGVSTTDLVGRMLLLTRNHFRQGSAEYDIEKEAKMLKLLQIKSHPGSSNMGQDSAAKSPWTGCSQFLPTTQKIIQFSDGKSPNAGDKIVYVAGAFDLFHVGHLDFLEKASKLGDYLIVGLHTDPVVNSYKESNYPIMNLHERVLSVLACKFVNEVVIGAPYCVTEELLDHFKIDVVCHGRTPIAMEDGKIDPYAVPKTRAIFELIDSGNEMTTERIVERIISHRLEYERRNQAKEKKEIEAFEALQRQKQTQKAG; encoded by the exons ATGAGTGACAATCTTGTAAACGGCTGCAGTTCTGGTCAGAAGAACTACAGTCACTGCAACGGTAGCACACAGCAGAAGGAAACCCCTTCACAAGGCAAAGACGTCCGCGTCTGGTGCGACGGATG CTATGATATGGTCCACTTTGGCCATGCCAACTCTCTGCGACAAGCCAAAGCACTTGGCGATAAGGTAATTGTCGGCATTCACACCGACGATGAGATAACCAAACACAAGGGACCGCCCGTCTTCACCGAGGAGGAGCGCGTCAAGATGGTCAAGGGCATCAAGTGGGTCGATGAGGTGGTTCTCGGTGCCCCGTATGTGACCACCCTGGAGGTTCTCGATAAGAATAACTGTGATTTCTGTGTCCACGGCG ATGATATTACAATGACAGCCGAGGGCGTCGATACATATCACCTGGTCAAGTCGGCCAATCGCTACAA GGAGGTACGACGCACAGCTGGTGTCTCGACAACAGATTTGGTTGGTCGCATGTTGCTGCTGACACGCAATCACTTCCGCCAGGGATCCGCTGAATACGACATCGAGAAAGAAG CGAAAATGTTAAAACTACTACAAATAAAATCCCATCCAGGTTCTTCGAATATGGGTCAAGATTCAGCTGCCAAAAGTCCCTGGACCGGCTGCAGTCAGTTCTTGCCCACCACACAAAAGATAATACAATTCAGCGATGGCAAGTCACCAAATGCCGGGGACAAGATT GTGTATGTGGCTGGAGCCTTTGATCTGTTCCATGTGGGTCATTTGGACTTCCTGGAGAAGGCTAGCAAGCTGGGCGACTATTTGATTGTTGGCCTTCACACAGATCCCGTGGTCAATTCGTACAAGGAAAGCAATTATCCCATTATGAATCTGCACGAACGCGTGCTCAGCGTATTGGCATGCAAG TTTGTCAATGAGGTGGTGATTGGGGCGCCGTACTGCGTCACCGAGGAGCTGCTCGATCATTTCAAAATCGACGTAGTCTGCCATGGTCGCACTCCCATTGCGATGGAGGATGGCAAAATTGACCCGTATGCCGTGCCAAAGACGCGAGCCATTTTCGAGCTGATCGACTCTGGCAATGAGATGACCACCGAGCGGATTGTGGAGCGCATCATCTCGCATCGTCTGGAGTATGAGCGCCGCAACCAGGCCAAAGAGAAGAAGGAAAtcgaggcatttgaggcgCTGCAACGCCAGAAACAGACCCAAAAGGCGGGCTAG